One Lemur catta isolate mLemCat1 chromosome 15, mLemCat1.pri, whole genome shotgun sequence genomic window carries:
- the GLOD4 gene encoding glyoxalase domain-containing protein 4, whose amino-acid sequence MAARRALHFVLKVGNRFQTARFYRDVLGMKVLRHEEFEEGCKASCNGPYDGRWSKTMVGFGPEDDHFVVELTYNYGIGDYKLGNDFVGITLASSQAVSNARKLQWPLSEVAEGIFETEAPGGYKFYLQNRNLPQSDPVLKVTLTVSDLQKSLNYWSNLLGMKIYEKDEEKQRALLGYADNQCKLELQGIKGAVDHAAAFGRIAFSCPQKELPGLEDLMKRENQKILTPLVSLDTPGKATVQVVILADPDGHEICFVGDEAFRELSKMDPEGSKLLDDAMSTDKSDEWFAKHNKPKASG is encoded by the exons ATGGCTGCTCGCCGGGCGCTGCACTTCGTGCTCAAAGTGGGAAACCGCTTCCAGACCGCGCGTTTCTATCGGGATGTTCTGGGGATGAAG GTTCTGCGGCATGAGGAATTTGAAGAAGGCTGCAAAGCTTCCTGTAATGG gCCTTATGATGGGAGATGGAGTAAAACAATGGTGGGATTTGGGCCTGAGGATGATCATTTTGTTGTAGAACTGACTTACAATTATGGCATCGGAGACTACAAGCTTGGCAATGACTTCGtg GGTATCACGCTGGCTTCTAGCCAGGCTGTCAGCAATGCCAGGAAACTGCAGTGGCCACTCAGTGAAGTTGCAGAAGGTATTTTTgaaactgaggccccaggagGATATAAGTTCTATTTGCAGAATCGCAATCTACCTCAGTCAG ATCCTGTATTAAAAGTAACTCTAACAGTGTCTGATCTTCAGAAGTCCTTGAACTACTGGTCTAATCTACTGGgaatgaaaatttatgaaaaagatgaaGAGAAGCAAAGGGCTTTGCTGGGCTATGCTGATAACCAG TGTAAGCTGGAGCTACAGGGCATCAAGGGTGCAGTTGATCATGCAGCAGCATTTGGAAGAATTGCCTTTTCTTGTCCCCAAAAGGAG TTGCCAGGCTTGGAAGACTTGATGAAAAGGGAGAACCAGAAGATTCTGACTCCTCTGGTGAGCCTGGATACCCCAGGGAAGGCAACGGTACAAGTGGTCATTCTGGCTGACCCA GACGGACATGAAATTTGCTTTGTTGGGGATGAGGCATTTCGAGAACTTTCTAAGATGGATCCAGAGGGAAGCAAATTGTTAGATGAT gcCATGTCAACAGATAAAAGTGATGAGTGGTTTGCTAAACACAATAAACCAAAGGCTTCAGGTTAA
- the LOC123620710 gene encoding 60S ribosomal protein L26, with amino-acid sequence MKFNPFVTSDRSKNRKRHFNAPSHIRRKIMSSPLSKELRQKYNVRSMPIRKDDEVQVVRGHYKGQQIGKVVQVYRKKYVIYIERVQREKANGTTVHVGIHPSKVVITRLKLDKDRKKILERKAKSRQVGKEKGKYKEETIEKMQE; translated from the coding sequence ATGAAGTTCAATCCCTTTGTGACTTCAGACCGAAGCAAGAACCGCAAAAGACATTTCAATGCACCTTCCCACATTCGCAGGAAGATTATGTCTTCCCCTCTTTCCAAAGAGCTGAGACAGAAATACAATGTTCGATCCATGCCCATCCGAAAGGATGATGAAGTTCAGGTTGTTCGGGGACATTATAAGGGTCAGCAAATTGGCAAAGTAGTCCAGGTTTACAGGAAGAAATATGTCATCTACATTGAACGGGTGCAGCGGGAGAAGGCCAATGGCACAACAGTCCATGTGGGCATTCACCCCAGCAAGGTGGTTATTACTAGGCTTAAACTGGACAAAGACCGCAAAAAGATCCTTGAACGGAAAGCGAAATCTCGCCaagtaggaaaggaaaagggcAAGTACAAGGAAGAAACAATCGAGAAGATGCAGGAATAA
- the MRM3 gene encoding rRNA methyltransferase 3, mitochondrial isoform X1, which yields MAALARGVWFTTRPLLPVVQSWDLEARRWVRALRRSPVKVVFPSGQVVERKRAPAKQPRKAVSEASSQGQQQKRTLQGSPSQTPSTWEESGLRYDKAFSGDRRLSSVMTIVKSRPFREKEGKILLEGRRLIADALKAGAVPKVFFFSRLEYIKELPVDKLKGVSLIKVKFEDIKDWSDLVTPQGIMGIFAKPDHVKMTYPKTQLHHSLPLLLICDNLRDPGNLGTILRSAAGAGCSKVLLTKGCVDAWEPKVLRAGMGAHFQVPIVNNLEWETVPNYLPPDTRVYVADNCGLYAQAQMSHKASDRGSACDRRFLKFYKYEEEEEDLETGAKKGWLPEVEVQSYDSDWTEAPAAVVIGGETHGVSLESLQLAQSTGGKRLLIPVVPGVDSLNSAMAASILLFEGKRQLRLRAEHLNRDRSYH from the exons ATGGCGGCGCTGGCGCGGGGCGTGTGGTTTACCACGCGACCGCTGCTGCCGGTGGTCCAGTCTTGGGACCTCGAGGCGCGGCGCTGGGTCCGAGCGCTGCGGCGGAGCCCCGTGAAAGTGGTGTTTCCATCCGGACAGGTTGTGGAAAGGAAGCGCGCTCCTGCGAAGCAGCCCCGCAAGGCGGTGTCTGAGGCCAGTTCCCAAGGGCAGCAGCAGAAACGGACGCTTCAGGGGTCTCCATCCCAGACGCCCAGCACCTGGGAAGAGTCGGGGCTTCGCTACGATAAGGCTTTTTCCGGGGACAGGAGGCTCAG CAGTGTAATGACAATAGTTAAGTCCAGGCCATTTcgggaaaaggaagggaagatcCTGCTGGAAGGTCGCCGGCTTATTGCTGATGCTCTCAAGGCTGGAGCTGTGCCGaaagttttcttctttagccGTCTGGAATACATAAAGGAGCTGCCAGTCGATAAGCTGAAAGGTGTCAGCCTCATTAAGGTGAAATTTGAGGATATCAAGGATTGGTCCGACCTAGTAACGCCACAAGGAATAATGG GGATTTTTGCCAAACCTGACCATGTTAAGATGACATATCCAAAGACACAGCTTCACCATTCACTGCCCTTATTGTTGATTTGTGACAATCTCCGTGACCCTGGAAACCTGGGGACAATTCTGAGGTCTGCTGCTGGAGCAGGCTGCAGCAAAGTATTACTCACCAAAG gctGTGTGGATGCCTGGGAACCCAAAGTGCTGCGGGCAGGTATGGGTGCACATTTCCAGGTGCCCATTGTCAATAATCTGGAATGGGAGACAGTGCCGAATTACCTGCCCCCTGACACCCGTGTCTATGTGGCTGACAACTGTGGCCTTTATGCTCAGGCCCAAATGTCTCATAAAGCCAGTGACCGTGGCTCGGCATGTGATCGGCGATTCCTAAAGTTTTACAAgtatgaagaggaggaggaggatctaGAAACTGGAGCCAAGAAAGGCTGGCTGCCTGAAGTGGAGGTTCAGAGCTATGACTCAGACTGGACAGAGGCACCAGCAGCTGTGGTGATCGGTGGGGAGACCCATGGGGTGAGCCTGGAGTCCCTGCAGTTGGCGCAGAGCACTGGGGGCAAGAGGCTGCTGATCCCCGTCGTTCCTGGTGTGGACAGCCTGAACTCGGCCATGGCCGCAAGCATCCTGCTTTTTGAAGGGAAAAGACAACTACGGTTAAGGGCAGAACACTTGAACAGGGACAGGAGTTACCACTGA
- the MRM3 gene encoding rRNA methyltransferase 3, mitochondrial isoform X2, producing the protein MTYPKTQLHHSLPLLLICDNLRDPGNLGTILRSAAGAGCSKVLLTKGCVDAWEPKVLRAGMGAHFQVPIVNNLEWETVPNYLPPDTRVYVADNCGLYAQAQMSHKASDRGSACDRRFLKFYKYEEEEEDLETGAKKGWLPEVEVQSYDSDWTEAPAAVVIGGETHGVSLESLQLAQSTGGKRLLIPVVPGVDSLNSAMAASILLFEGKRQLRLRAEHLNRDRSYH; encoded by the exons ATGACATATCCAAAGACACAGCTTCACCATTCACTGCCCTTATTGTTGATTTGTGACAATCTCCGTGACCCTGGAAACCTGGGGACAATTCTGAGGTCTGCTGCTGGAGCAGGCTGCAGCAAAGTATTACTCACCAAAG gctGTGTGGATGCCTGGGAACCCAAAGTGCTGCGGGCAGGTATGGGTGCACATTTCCAGGTGCCCATTGTCAATAATCTGGAATGGGAGACAGTGCCGAATTACCTGCCCCCTGACACCCGTGTCTATGTGGCTGACAACTGTGGCCTTTATGCTCAGGCCCAAATGTCTCATAAAGCCAGTGACCGTGGCTCGGCATGTGATCGGCGATTCCTAAAGTTTTACAAgtatgaagaggaggaggaggatctaGAAACTGGAGCCAAGAAAGGCTGGCTGCCTGAAGTGGAGGTTCAGAGCTATGACTCAGACTGGACAGAGGCACCAGCAGCTGTGGTGATCGGTGGGGAGACCCATGGGGTGAGCCTGGAGTCCCTGCAGTTGGCGCAGAGCACTGGGGGCAAGAGGCTGCTGATCCCCGTCGTTCCTGGTGTGGACAGCCTGAACTCGGCCATGGCCGCAAGCATCCTGCTTTTTGAAGGGAAAAGACAACTACGGTTAAGGGCAGAACACTTGAACAGGGACAGGAGTTACCACTGA